In the genome of Oncorhynchus mykiss isolate Arlee chromosome 30, USDA_OmykA_1.1, whole genome shotgun sequence, the window aggaagagtagctgctgccttggcaggaactaatggggatccataataaaccccaagaagagtatctgcttccttggcaggaactaatggggatccataataaaccccaggaagagtagctgctgccttggcaggaactaatggggatccataataaatacaaatgcagATGGCACAACCCCAAAAAACacaccagggcctgtattcactaagacTCAGTGTAGgagtgctgttctaggatcagtTTAATATTTTAAGATGATAATGAATAGGAATGTATGGACaggggggggacctgatcctagatcagccctccTACTCCAAGACAAGACCCAGTTGTCTAGTAATGACATGTTACCTGCATGGTGAGCCAGTCCTGGTGTCTCTCGTGATCTATCTCCATAGGAAGATGATTCATCTGGGTCACCCATACAAACCAGTGGCTTTCCAAAAacctatatatacagtacaatattcaCAATATAATTATTCAGCCACAATATTACGTTACATTATTACATGAAGCACAGCATTGTGTTGTTTTCTAATACTGTAGATAGTTTGAATACAACGAATGAATGAGTTCATCTTTGAGCTCCCTCTCATTTCATACTTTACCTGACGAAGCTGATCAATGCTACGGAGCCAAAGAAACCAAAGAAGGGATAGTAACAGCAGAAGAAACGAAGGTAGAAAGTCATCGCCCACGCCAGATCCTTCACAGGAGACAAAGATTGGTATTACGGACAGAGATGATCACATCTGGGGTTCCTAGCAAAGCAACAATTATCACTGTTGATTAGGAAGCATTACGGACAGACATGACCACGTCTGGGGTTCCTAGCAAAGCAACAATTATCACTGTTGATTAGGAAGCTAGACATTTCTGATGGTACAGTCAGTGTGTTGTTGGTGGTGCAATATTATTGCTCGCTAGCTTTAGTGAGCAACGAACAAGGATTTAGTGCCCCCAGGTGTTCGCATAGTCATATAATTAcaggtgtctctctccctctctctctctctctctctctctcatggaagCCTTAGGTTCCACATAGGAAGGAAGAGGATTAAGTCTAAATTGAATTGGTATGATATCTCACCACCCAGTTCCGTtgtgaaaacatggtctggaataTCTGGATGGTGAAAAACACTGGAATAACTAGTGGAGGTCCAACTGAGAGACAGAAGGAAAAGATTGGTATTACACACATTGCTTTTATGTGTTCAATGGAAGTTGACGTGATTCTATACAGAAATCCATGAAACGTGTTCAGCAACTTACTGAGGAAGAAGTACTGGTGTTGGTGATGGTAGGGCATGTACTTCAACTTCTTTATACCATACTGCAATAGACAGAGACGAGGAGTCAGATGGATCTTACACAGAAACACTAATACCGTTTTAACACGACTGAGACAAACCCTTACATGGACATTATTACATGGGTATTTCATGAATATTGCATTCAATTAATGAGCTATTACATGGATATTTCATGAATATTACATTCAATTAATGAGCTATTACATGGGTATTTGAATATTACATGAATATTACATTAAATGAATGAAGTATTACATGGATATTTGAATATTACATGGGTATTTCATGAATATTACATTAAATTAATGAACTATTACATGGGTATTTGAATATTTCATGAATATTTAGATTATTATGCAAATATGACATGAAGTCAGATGGGTCATAAAGCACTAAGGCTGTTGGTTCCTGCAAGGATCACATACACAAATATATTATAGTGATAACTACCTCTACAGGCTGTTTGTCTCCCAGGACGAAGACATGCAGTGAGTTGACATCAGGATCTTTACTAAACACGTTGGGCTTAGCGTGGTGCTGGAAGTGACGATGGTTCCACCAGTTAGCAGAGGCACCCTGGAAACACACAGCTACTGTTACTTAGTAATGGTACACACAATTACAGTTACTGTAACTTACACCTGTTGGACACTACACAAAATAAGGCTAATGTATAACAGTGAACTTTGAAATGTAACACTGCTCTGGTGAATGTAGGAAAGTGAAAAGGACCGTTTCCATGAACACAGATTAAACTTGTACTTTCAAAGGAGATTATCCATTGAGAATGGTTCAGTCTAGAACTAGGTTTAAACTGTGTCCGGTTAACTTAACCAAAGAGTAGCAGAAGATCGGCATAAAGAAACAGTATTGTCAAATGTCCAACCATTGTCCAGTAGCCTACCTTTAGGTGTCCAATGACAAACTTGTGCAGTACGTGATTCCAGCTGGATGTCTTGCAGACTGACAGGTGGCCGTAGTCATgctgcagccagccagcctgggACTGAGAGGGAAAAAGAAAGGCAGAATTTGAACGGTGTCTGAAAGGTGGTTTGGTAACCCTATGGCTAACATAAACCCTCACCATAACCTAACCTCACCACCCCTAAACTTAATCCTAACCCGAACCTAATcctctaattctaaccttaatcctaaacctaaccctaaccttagatcCCTATGCCTGTCAAATATCTTCTTGTACTCCCTAATAATAGTGTAATGGTACCTGAGATGTGGCCAGCATGAGGGAACAGAGCAGTGTGAGGCTCCAGCTGGTCCCCCAGACCCAGAGCAGGCCCAAAGCCAGGGCCTCTAGTAGCAGGATGTGGCCCAGGTAGAGGCTGAAGAACAGGGGGCGGGCACGGAGGAGACCCTCCCTCTCCACACGGTCACGCAGGGCCTGGAAGTCCTGTACCAGTACTGCCTGTATGGATTAGAGGTGA includes:
- the fd6d gene encoding putative delta 6-desaturase isoform X1; this encodes MGGGGQQTESSEPAKGDGVGPDGGRGGSAVYTWEEVQKHCHRSDKWLVIDRKVYNITQWAKRHPGGIRVISHFAGEDATDAFVAFHPDPNFVRKFLKPLLIGELATTEPSQDHGKNAVLVQDFQALRDRVEREGLLRARPLFFSLYLGHILLLEALALGLLWVWGTSWSLTLLCSLMLATSQSQAGWLQHDYGHLSVCKTSSWNHVLHKFVIGHLKGASANWWNHRHFQHHAKPNVFSKDPDVNSLHVFVLGDKQPVEYGIKKLKYMPYHHQHQYFFLIGPPLVIPVFFTIQIFQTMFSQRNWVDLAWAMTFYLRFFCCYYPFFGFFGSVALISFVRFLESHWFVWVTQMNHLPMEIDHERHQDWLTMQLSATCNIEQSTFNDWFSGHLNFQIEHHLFPTMPRHNYHLVAPLVRALCEKHGLPYQVKTLQKAIIDVVGSLKKSGDLWLDAYLHK